In Actinomycetota bacterium, the genomic window CGGTGACCGCCGCGAAGCAGCCCGCCCGCTCGATGCCGGCGGCGACCAGCGTGCCGCGGTCGTAGACCGGACCCACGAGCTTCTGGCCCGAGATCTCGCCGATCTCCTCGAAGGCGCCCGGGTCGTGGTCGATCGCCGACACCGTGTGCCCCTGCTTCTCGAGCATGTGCGCGAGGTACCTACCCACGCGTCCGTAACCGCCGATGACCACGTGCATCGTGCCGCGAGCCTCCTTGAGCCGGTCGGGGCGTGCCGTGTGAGTCTACACCCGTGCGCCGGGGGCGCGGGTGCGCTCGCCCCGCTACACTCATCCGCGGAGGTGGGCGCGTGAAGCGGTGGCGGGTCGCGGCATGGAGCACGGCGGCGGGGCTCGCGGTCCTCGCGGTCCTCGCGGCCGCGCTCGTGCCGGCGTACTCGGCGCGCAGCGGCCCGCCCGTCTCGCCCGAGCCGGTGCTCGGCCTGCCGGCGGACGGGCCCGCGAAGGCGGTCTACCTCACCTTCGACGCGGGCAACGCGGGCGACGACACCGTCGCGCCCCTGCTCGACCTGCTGCGCGCGCAGGATGCGGGCGCAACCTTCTTCCTCACCGGCAAGTGGACGCTCGAGCACCCGCGCTCCGCGCGCGCGATCGCGGACGCGGGGCATCTGCTCGCGAACCACTCGAGCACGCACCCGCACGTGCCGCGCCTCCCGGGCACACTACGGCGCGCCGAGGTCGTGGACGCA contains:
- a CDS encoding polysaccharide deacetylase family protein, which translates into the protein MPCESTPVRRGRGCARPATLIRGGGRVKRWRVAAWSTAAGLAVLAVLAAALVPAYSARSGPPVSPEPVLGLPADGPAKAVYLTFDAGNAGDDTVAPLLDLLRAQDAGATFFLTGKWTLEHPRSARAIADAGHLLANHSSTHPHVPRLPGTLRRAEVVDAALVIERVTGTAPTPLYRPPHGDTTTTTQEALAALGYRTVMWTKDPHDWPLDGSVTRESILGRIGEVSDGDVICFHLRNIETVEALRVLLPRLRAQGFEFRQLPAAELCASAP